GAAGTGGTTCTTCATGGGTTCGAGGGTTTGTGGTCGGCTTCGTGTGGGAAGACGATGGGAATCAATGGGGAAATCGAGTGGgagaaatttcatttttgttgtgaaaatgaaatatgaggGAAACGGGTATGAGTTTCGCTACTAGATTTCAAAACGGACACGACGGCGTTTTCTAACGTGCCACGTAGGATACGGTTTCGCACCGGTTCCCCAAACTGGTTGCGAGCAGaattattgtataatttaatgaggataataattcttattttgtctacaaatagattttctcatGTGGTGTTGTGGTTCGAAAGCCACAACTACAAGACTATATGACAAGTAGAATTCTACTATTCAACCCTCTCATACTATACATctattgagagaaaaaaataaaataaaaaaaagcagTTATGTGGAGTAAGATTgcttaatagaatttttcttaaaagtatatcaaatcaaaaatttaattttattattattttgatttgattttcataaatttacTATGTGcagtttggataataaattgagatgagatgagtttaaataaaaattaaaaattaaataaaatgttgttagactattatttttttaatattattattattttgatatttgaaaaagttaaattgtttattatattttgtgtagaaatttaaaaaaattataatgataaaataagatgaaacacttctaATACCCAAACGAGGTCTAAGGTGGGACTtggataataagttgagatgatttgtaaatagtagtgaaattattaaattgaaatgagttgagataagatgattttatgtGTGTTTGAATTGGAGCTGAGATAAAATCGTTTTAACTTTAGTTTGAGAGTTGTAGATCCCAACAATGATTACATCATGTttgtaataatttaagtattatttttaaataaaatttaatagataattggtaaataataaaatatataaccaaAAAATTTTAACCACTGCGAGGCACGGGGGTGGGTGGACTCGAAATTACTCGGTATCAGCCAAACTGAAAAAGTTGCATTCCGTCTGAAAAGCAAAAGGAAGAAAGATgttaatttgtcttttgtgaaaACAGGTGAAACGCTAAATGTTAGCGTTCAATTATGAAGATCATCTTTCCATACGAACAGAATTGAGATGAAACTCTATATCGAAATCCAACCGTCTCATTTTTCTCCCTTCTCCgtatccttttattttataggtTGTTTTCTATCAACAAATATAGTCAGCAACTCATAAGATAGAATCAAATCGAAGGTGAAACtgttaaaaaggaaattaaaccAGGCAACTGCCTTAtacttttcttgatttttataaagaataatgttaggcTGCACCCCAAATATGCACACTAGCgtaaatgagtttttttgtttttgttttcttttttctttaagcattttttaaacattcttaactattaagaaaaaattaaaaaatatatataaattcaccaatagttattaaaattaataatataaataagcaCATTTGGTGATCATATTTAAAAGCcatagtatcattttctttttataaatttatacaccAACATATTCGTGAAAATGCACACATGCGAATTCAGTAATTAGATGAAGATATTTAAACCCAATTCAGTTAGCTCAAGAAAGGAAAAGTCAAGTTTGGCCCAGTAAATTAGGCCCGTTAATTTTGGTCCTTTGTTCAAGCGGATTCATGGGATGGGGCGAAGCCTTGTGGAGCCGGATTTTGAATCGATAACATGTTGATTGAGGCCCAGCCCATCCCAACAACAACTCGAGTTAAAGACAGCTCTGAAAATGGCGCTGCGGTGTCGGCTCCAAAACCCTAATGCCAACGAGGTGGTTCGTCTTAGTATGGAGGGAACAGCTTATCGGGGGTCGCATTGCTGTAAATGTAAGAGGTAAGCTTGGATTGTTCGAGTTCTAAATACTACAATTTTACTATCAGATGCCTATGATTTATTCTTCAACACTCCCTTCACTAAAGAATTGATAGGAGTAGAGATGAGACTAATAAGAATCTGCAAAAGCCttgtctcactctctctagaAAACCCTCTGCCGCATCTCCACGAAACCCCAACTCTCTCCTGCTTAATCTCTGTGTTATATTTCTCCTCCTCTAAACCCAAGAAGTCAACATCCACTGTAACAGTCCTGGACTACTTGATCAATCAGCACCAATTCTCGCCTGAAGCTGCTCTGAAAGCTTCATCAACCTTTACTTACCTGAGAAATCCAGAAAAGGCGGATTCCGTTCTTTCGTTCTTCAAGGAAAGCGGTTTCTCCCAGACCCATATCGAGCAAGTGGTTAAGATAATACCCAAGGTTCTCTCTGCCAAACTTGCCGTCACCATCaaacccaaaatcaaaattttccagGACTTGGGCTTTGCACCCGACGACATTGCCAAGATTGTATCCGGTGACCCGTGGATTCTTACTCGGAGTCCCGTTAATGAGATTGGACCCTCAATTTTGCTGTTGAAGAGTATTCTGGATTCCAATGAAAACATCGTTAGGGTCTTAAAGTCTTCAGGGTGGTTTTTGAATCATGATTTGAATAAGACTATGATGCCCAATATTGAATTTCTGAAGCGTTGTGGAATTAGTTCTTCGCAGATCGTTACATATTTGTTTAATTTCCCGAGGTTTTTTCTGAATAAGCCGGAGAGCATTCAGGCTTTCGTTAAAAAGGTTGATGGAATGGGGTTTGATAGAAAGTCTAAGATGTTTCTTTGTGCCATTCGGACAGTGAGTTCAATGTCAGAAAGGAATTGGGAACTCAAGTTGGAACTTTTCCGAAGTTTGGGGTTTTCGGAAAAAGATATTCTTGATGTGTTTAGGAGGTTGCCTCAGGTTTTTGCTATATCCGAGAGGAAAATTAAGGAGGTAACTGGACTCCTGTTTAGTGCTCGGAAGGTAGATATCTCGTATTTTGTTGACCATCCAGAATTGCTTATTTGCAGCGTTGAGCATAGGTTAAAACCCCGTCTACGAGTTTTGGAGAttctggaaaagaaaaatgtgctTAAGAGGAAACCTCGTTTAACTACTGTCTGCCGAATGCCCAAGGAGAAGTTCTTAAAGAAATTTGTACTTCCTTATTCAAAAGAACTCGCAGAGGTAAATGAGGCTGGTGGGGGTCATATACAATTGGATGCATACAATGATGAGCATCTTCAAGAGGGCGCTATTCAAATCAATGTATGATCTTTGATGTCTTGGCTAATTCATTTATTAATGCTTATAATTGGCATGCATGGCGAGTTCAGTTTTGGAAGAGCCATAACTAAAATTTAGAATCATTTTTTGTTGATCGGTAAACAACAAAGTTTAGAATGATGATGTGTAATTAGGTATCCTCTATTAAGGAGATAACTTCCATATTCTCTTTTGGTCAATTTCAGTTATAAATAGATGCATAATTTTCTGCAATTTCTTCAATATGGGCCCTATGTTCAAACAGAGCTATCGCTGCATGAGGAGGGCGTCTATATAGTTGGTTACTTTAAAcgttatttcattttattctgtCTGCGTCTGTctctatgatttttatataaaaaattttcaccAAATGAAAGGTACTGCAGGAtgcaaaattttcttatttatatgaTGCCATATGTAAGGTGCAGAAGATTCATTATTCATGCGACCCCTCTAGCGAGCATTGAACTGAAGCACAGGGTGTATACACATTTAGAAAATTCAATTATCATTTGCTGTATGAATAGATGCTGGTGAGCAGTTTTGAGAGGTTGTGGCTTTATTATGAGCAAACACACAACTCAAGAATTAAGAAAATACACTAGTCTTGAAGTTTCAATTTGGGCACTTTCATGATGAAGATCGATTTTCAATTGTTTgatatttaatgtttttttcttgtagGATTATAGAGGATTACAACGCGGCAACTAGGCGAACTGTCCTTGTACTGAATGAGATCTCCTCTAACTAGGGATGATTATTTTTCGAAATTACTCTCGTTCTACTGTCCTGATATACTTCTATGTTTCTATTCAAAGGTGATCCATCTTCCGTACAAGTTCGTGTGCCATGCACCAGAGCTTCCATCTTCTGATCATGCCAAAATATGGATATGAAGGTAGTAAAAGTGAATAACTTGGTTAAAACCGCAAAAATTGTCAACAACAATATTCTTTACCATTGTTACTCCTTGACTTCACGAAGAAATGTGGACAATTGGACATGGACCATTAATCTATtgattgttatttatttattttgttccatAAATTTTATCGACTGTAATGTAATTTGGTATATGCATGTTAAGGTAGTGGTGCGTGCGACCAATCTCGTATTATTGAGACACGTAGGGTGGGGGAGAAGCTGCCAATGAGTCGACAAGTTCAGTTTTAAATTGAAGTGTTACAGTCTATGAAGATGAGTAGATGACATCAAAGACAAAGGATTCCATTCTATGATTTCTATTCCTAGTCTTTTCATTATTTAGGTTCATAGGACCATTTTGTCAAAGAGCAGTGAATCTGCCATTTCACTCAATGGCTCTTAAACAAGAGTAACTGAAATTAACGAGgcctaattaatttgaatttcaagcAACTTTCTTTCAGCtaaatgtaaatataaaatgatgGGAATCAGTTTGCAAATATGGTCAAATGCAATAcactaaataaattattatcagCTAAACTAAACTTCGCCTAACCGTTGCATAAAGCTGATTGGAATCTTAGTGGCGTTGAAGAAATTAATAggaaaagtaataattaaaGGAGATAAAGGTGTTTCAATTATCCTTATATATAACATTGCCGATCCCacttttacctattttttattgatcattCACAATTAGGCATCGtttagattgaaaaattatctcaattcatctcattttattattataattttcttaaattttcatataaaatataataaataatttaactttttgaaatctcaaaataataataatattaaaaagaatactttattcaactaatttaaaactatttcatctcaactcactattaaaTTTGAACCAAAGGAAACAATATTCTTTGTTCATTCCTTCTTCGACTTTGgactaaatatatatacatatatgagaAGCTAATGATGAAAAGATTGATAACATGGATGACCCTTCATTATACAGCCCAttgttaacatttttattttttttctaaacaagcaaatatatttcattaacTAAGATGATACAAGAGGAGGGGTGGGGTTTCCTAATAAACACcccaaaataataacaacagtGCAAAGAAgtggataaaaaagaaaaaagtgaatttttacaatcaatttctTGGTCGTCACTCATGTCATACAAAGAGGACGCCATTCTAAAAGACGGTAATAAGTTGTTCGCAAAGAATTGCGAACAATGAAACCACCGCCGATAGCGGTGGAACTTCCACTGAAAGCGGTGAAAGGGGCGGGTGCACTGTTGCTTGTTGTCATGAGATGTTTTTTGGAGAGATCATCAACCATTTTTTCAAGATCACGGTTTCGGGAAAACGATAACATAAGAGAAAACCCGGCATCGAATGGACTGATTTGTCGATCATTTGTATTCCCGGGCACCTGTGATGGCGCGTGGCAGCCACGCGCCTATGGGATGGAGGGTGGGTGGCCCAGATCTAGAAGATCTTGGCGAGACAAAGCTACTGGTACGGAGGGTGTAGCCGTTGAAAGCGTTGTTGTGCGGCGGCGCGTGGGGAACATGCGCGGAAACAAGTCGCGCTTGAGGGCCATGCGCAGACCTTTTTGGAGCGACTCTGCGCCGTCCCAGTAGTTTGGCGGCTGTAGGATGGGGTGGTGGAGCGCGTGTAGGTATATGGCAGTCAGAGAGTAGCAGATTTGACAAAAAACTAACCggtagagagagaagagaaaaaacacTACTATAAAATGCggaaatgaaaatgagaagGAAAGGAGGGTGAGAGACACAGATCCACCCTCCTCTCCCGCGATGGCTCTCACGGAAATGGACAATTCTAGAGAGAAGGCAAACATTCTCACTCTAGAAGGCAGACTTTTCTGCATTAGTGTTAACATATAATTTCGAGAAGTAGATGCTAAATGTCccatcatttttcattttaaatcttaGTTATAGTACGGCTTCTTAAGATCGTGTTTGAATTAAGATACTGCATGCCTATATAatttaatgatgataataatttttattttgtcttcaGTAAGATTTTCTCCCGTGGTGTTGTGGTTCGAAAGCAACAACTACAGGACTATATTCcaagtagaattattctattcaaCCCTCCTATACTATTCATCTAttgagggaaaaaataaaaaaataaaagcagttACGTGGAGTAAGATTgcttaattgaatttttcttaaaattagtatcaaatcaaaaatttaatttaattattaatttaatttaattttcataaacttACTAGGtgtagtttggatagtgagttgagatgaaagttaaataaaatattattttttaatattattattgttttagtatttaaaaaagttaaattgtttattatattttatatgagaatttagaaaagttgtaatgatgagataaaataaaacatttcttaTATCCAAATGACGGTCTGAGTgaaatttggataatgagttgagttaagatgagttgaaatggtctgtgaataatagtgagattgttgagtttagatgagatgagatgattttatgtGTATTTGGATTAGAGGTGAGATAAGacgattttaaatttttttggatttgagagTTGTGGGTGAGTCCTACCAACGATTGTATAgtatttgtaataatttaagtattatttttaaataaaacttaatgGATAATTggtaaataataaaacatataacaaaaaaaaggtAACACTGTGAGGCACAGGGGTGGGTGAGTTCGAAATTACTCAGCATTAGCCAAACTAAAAAAGCTGCATTTCGTCTGAAGAGCAAACAGGTGAAATGCTCTATGTTAGCGTTTGGTTACGAAAATCATCTTTTTGCACGAACAGAGTTGAGACGAAACTCTATATCCAAACCctaactcatttttccctcttatccgtatccttttattttatacGTTGTTTTCTATCAACAAATACAGTCAGCAGCCCATAGGATAGAAGTCATAGAACCATCATCGGAGGTGAATTAACcattaaaaaggaaattaaaccAGGCAACTGCAATATACTTTTATTGTTAATTGGGAAAGTTTCCAAATTCAACCTCGGCTTCTACGAATCATCCTTGTATTTCTAAGCTCTTCACAAGCCGGACAATGCTAGGCTGCACACTTGCACACTCCGCAAATATGCACACCAGtgcaaatgaaattttttagttttcttttatttttctttaaacattttttaaacatccttaattaagaaaaaaaaatatatatttgatgagtATATTTGAAAGTCgtagtatcattttctttttataaatttatacatcaACATTTACGTGAAACTGCACATACGAATTCAGAAATTAAGATGCAGATATTTAGGCCCAATTCAGTTAGCTCAAGAAAGGAAATTCAAGCTTGGTCCAGGAAATTAGGCCCGTTAATTTTGGTCCTTTGTTCTAGCGGATTCATGGGATGGGGCGAAGCCTTGTGGAGCCGGATTTTGAATCGACAACGTTGATTGAGGCCCAGCCCATCTCAACAACAACTCGAGTCAACAACTCGAGTTAAAGACAGGGCTCTGAAAATGGCGCTGAGGTGTCGGCTCCAAAACCCTAATGCCAACGAGGTGGTTCGTCTTAGTATGGAGGGAACAGCTTATCGGGGGTCGCATTGCTGTAAATGTAAGAGGTAAGCTTGGATTGTTCGAGTTCTAAATACTACAATTTTACTATCAGATGCCTATGATTTATACTTCAACACTCCCTTCACTAAAGAATTGATAGGAGTAGAGATGAGACTAATAAGAATCTGCAAAAGCCttgtctcactctctctagaAAACCCTCTGCCGCATCTCCACGAAACCCCAACTCTCTCCTGCTTAATCTCTGTGTTATATTTCTCCTCCTCTAAACCCAAGAAGTCAACATCCACTGTAACAGTCCTGGACTACTTGATCAATCAGCACCAATTCTCGCCTGAAGCTGCTCTCAAAGCTTCATCAACCTTTACTTACCTGAGAAATCCAAAAAAGGCGGATTCCGTTCTTTCGTTCTTCAAGGAGAGCGGGTTCTCCCAGACCCATATCGAGCTAGTGGTTAAGAGAATGCCCAAGGTTCTCTCTGCCAAACTTGCCGTTACCATCAAACCCATAATCAAAATTTTCCAGGACTCGGGCTTTGCGCGCGACGACATTGCCGAGATTGTATCCGGTGACCCGTGGATTCTTACTCGGAGTGCCGGTAATGAGATTGGACCCTCAATTTTGGTGTTGAAGAGTATTCTGGATTCCAATGAAGACATCGTTAGGGCCTTAAAGTCTTCAGGGTGGTTTTTGAAGAATGATTTGGGTAAGACTATGATGCCCAATATTGAATTTCTGAAGCGTTGTGAAATTAGTTCTTCACAGATCgtcaaatatttgtttaatttccCGAGGTTTTTTCTGCATAAGCCGGAGAGCATTCAGGCTTTCGTTAAAACGGTTGATGGAATGGGGTTTAATAGAAAATCTAAGATGTTTCTTTCTGCCATTCGGACAGTCAGTTCAATGTCAGAAGAGAATTGGGAGCTCAAGTTGGAACTTTTCCGAAGTTTGGGGTTTTCGGAAAAAGATATTCTTGATGTGTTTAGGAGGGTGCCTCAGGTTTTTGCTGTATCCGAGAGGAAAATTAAGGAGGTAACTGGGCTCCTGTTTAGCGCTCGGAACGTAGATATCTCTTATTTTGTTGACCATCCAGAATTGCTTATTTGCAGCGTTGAGCGCAGGTTAAAACCCCGTCTACGAGTTTTGGAGAttctggaaaagaaaaatgtgctTAATAGGAAACCTCGTTTAAGTACGGTCTGCAAAATCCCCGAGAAGAAGTTCTTAAACAAATTTGTACTTCCTTATTCAAAAGAACTTGCGGAGGTAAATGAGGCTGGTGAGAGTTCATACACAATTGGATGCGTACAATGATGAGCATCTTCAGGAGAGCGCTATTCAAATCAATGTATGATCTTTGATGTCTTGGctaattcatttatttatgcttataATTGGCATGCATGGCGAGTTCAGTTTTGGAAGAGCCATATcaaaaatttagaataattttttgttgaTCGGTAAACAACAAAGATTAGAATGATGATGTGTAATTAGGTATCCTCTTTTGAGGAGATAACTTTCATATTCTCTTTTGGTCAATTTCAGTTATAAATAGATGCTTAGTTTTCTGCAATTTCTTCAATATGGACCCTATGTTCAAATAGAGCTATCGCTGCATGTGGAGGGCAACTATATAGTTGGTTACTTTATAcgttatttcattttattttgccTGCATTTGTctctatgatttttatataaaacaatttCACCAAATGAAATGTACTGCAGGAtgcaaaattttcttatttatatgaTGCCATATGTAAGGTGCAGAAGATTCATTATTCACGCGACCCCTATAGCGAGCATTGAACTGAAGCACAGGGTGCTTACACATTTAGAAAGcccattaatttaattatcatttgcTGTATGAATAGATGCTGGTGAGCAGTTTTGAGAGGTTGTGGCTTTATTATGAGCAAACATAAGAATTAAGAAAATACACTAGTCTTGAAGTTTCAATTTGGGCACTTTCATGAGGAAGAGCAATTTTCAATTGTTTGATATTTAATGCTTTTTTCTTGTAGGATTATAGAGGATTACATCGTGGCAACTAGGCGAACTGTCCTTGTAATGAATGAGATCTCCTCTAACTAGGGATGATTCTTTTGCGAAATTGTTCTCGTTCTACTGTCCTGATATACTTCTATGTTTCTGTTCAAAGGTGATCCATCTTCCGTACAGGTTGGATTGTTCCTTCATTTCCCCCTTTCCATCATTATCTTACTACCTTAACGATATCTCAAATGACTTGTGTGCTATTACCATTACAACCTTGACTCAATCGGGACCATATGCACCAAATTTTGGGAGTAATATCTACGCTGCTTGAGGGATAGATAGAAGGTGTATGATGAATCTAGAAATAAATTCCTTGTATAAATGAAATCTCATTGGGATGAACTCAGTTAATTTTGATATCCAATTGGATATCAGAACCAATATTTGCTCCTTAAAGTTGCAACACTAGGTTGGATAATTTGTTCCCTGATTCAAGTCCAAATGTTTGCAGCCTTCATCTTAGCcttatttgcattcaaaacttatctcatctcattattacaactttcccaaatttccacacaaaatataataaataattcaacttttattctactattcacaaaccatctcaagcCATCCCCACTCATCTTAGAACCCAAACCAATCTGCCTGCTTGTCGTCCCTTGGGCTTCACTGGTAGTGTATGGAGTCCGAGAGCATTAGTTGTAGTGTACTCCATGTACGTTGGAGCTCAGCTCATCCATATTGTTTCATCTCAATTATTTACACATCACCGCCTTCTCTAATTGGAAGACCATAGATTCCAAATTATGCATTTGGGCGTGGCTAATACACCAGTTTGTTTATATTTGCATTATTTTGATTGCTGGAATTAGTAAATATCTTCCCTCCTTCCCAGTGTGTTCCAGTTGTGCTTCACTcgtgacccccccccccccccccccccccccccccccccccccccccccccccccccccccccccccccctcttttaTTTACAAGATATCACTGCCACATGTTGATTTTGGTTCAGGGATATGAAAGCCTCTTCATCCTCATGTGCAAGATAACTTCATTTGTATGTCAACAAATGCTTCCTTGATGCTAAGCAAGCAATACGCAGTGTATTGAACACCTTGGACTTCCTCCTTGGTGGTCCGTTTCTTATGGGAAAAATAGAAGGTGACATTTGAGTTAGTGACCGAGGGATGGGCTCTCCTTCAGTCAACTTTTATGCAAACTCTGTGTCTTCCTTCAGATTCTATTGTTA
This genomic interval from Juglans microcarpa x Juglans regia isolate MS1-56 chromosome 4D, Jm3101_v1.0, whole genome shotgun sequence contains the following:
- the LOC121259534 gene encoding uncharacterized protein LOC121259534 isoform X2 — protein: MRLIRICKSLVSLSLENPLPHLHETPTLSCLISVLYFSSSKPKKSTSTVTVLDYLINQHQFSPEAALKASSTFTYLRNPEKADSVLSFFKESGFSQTHIEQVVKIIPKVLSAKLAVTIKPKIKIFQDLGFAPDDIAKIVSGDPWILTRSPVNEIGPSILLLKSILDSNENIVRVLKSSGWFLNHDLNKTMMPNIEFLKRCGISSSQIVTYLFNFPRFFLNKPESIQAFVKKVDGMGFDRKSKMFLCAIRTVSSMSERNWELKLELFRSLGFSEKDILDVFRRLPQVFAISERKIKEVTGLLFSARKVDISYFVDHPELLICSVEHRLKPRLRVLEILEKKNVLKRKPRLTTVCRMPKEKFLKKFVLPYSKELAEVNEAGGGHIQLDAYNDEHLQEGAIQINGYESLFILMCKITSFVCQQMLP
- the LOC121259534 gene encoding uncharacterized protein LOC121259534 isoform X1, translated to MRLIRICKSLVSLSLENPLPHLHETPTLSCLISVLYFSSSKPKKSTSTVTVLDYLINQHQFSPEAALKASSTFTYLRNPEKADSVLSFFKESGFSQTHIEQVVKIIPKVLSAKLAVTIKPKIKIFQDLGFAPDDIAKIVSGDPWILTRSPVNEIGPSILLLKSILDSNENIVRVLKSSGWFLNHDLNKTMMPNIEFLKRCGISSSQIVTYLFNFPRFFLNKPESIQAFVKKVDGMGFDRKSKMFLCAIRTVSSMSERNWELKLELFRSLGFSEKDILDVFRRLPQVFAISERKIKEVTGLLFSARKVDISYFVDHPELLICSVEHRLKPRLRVLEILEKKNVLKRKPRLTTVCRMPKEKFLKKFVLPYSKELAEVNEAGGGHIQLDAYNDEHLQEGAIQINDAKFSYLYDAICKVQKIHYSCDPSSEH
- the LOC121259534 gene encoding uncharacterized protein LOC121259534 isoform X3, which produces MRLIRICKSLVSLSLENPLPHLHETPTLSCLISVLYFSSSKPKKSTSTVTVLDYLINQHQFSPEAALKASSTFTYLRNPEKADSVLSFFKESGFSQTHIEQVVKIIPKVLSAKLAVTIKPKIKIFQDLGFAPDDIAKIVSGDPWILTRSPVNEIGPSILLLKSILDSNENIVRVLKSSGWFLNHDLNKTMMPNIEFLKRCGISSSQIVTYLFNFPRFFLNKPESIQAFVKKVDGMGFDRKSKMFLCAIRTVSSMSERNWELKLELFRSLGFSEKDILDVFRRLPQVFAISERKIKER
- the LOC121259537 gene encoding uncharacterized protein LOC121259537 isoform X6 — protein: MALRCRLQNPNANEVVRLSMEGTAYRGSHCCKCKRFFLHKPESIQAFVKTVDGMGFNRKSKMFLSAIRTVSSMSEENWELKLELFRSLGFSEKDILDVFRRVPQVFAVSERKIKER
- the LOC121259537 gene encoding uncharacterized protein LOC121259537 isoform X5, which produces MALRCRLQNPNANEVVRLSMEGTAYRGSHCCKCKRFFLHKPESIQAFVKTVDGMGFNRKSKMFLSAIRTVSSMSEENWELKLELFRSLGFSEKDILDVFRRVPQVFAVSERKIKEVKTPSTSFGDSGKEKCA
- the LOC121259537 gene encoding uncharacterized protein LOC121259537 isoform X3; the encoded protein is MALRCRLQNPNANEVVRLSMEGTAYRGSHCCKCKRFFLHKPESIQAFVKTVDGMGFNRKSKMFLSAIRTVSSMSEENWELKLELFRSLGFSEKDILDVFRRVPQVFAVSERKIKEVTGLLFSARNVDISYFVDHPELLICSVERRLKPRLRVLEILEKKNVLNRKPRLSTVCKIPEKKFLNKFVLPYSKELAEVNEAGESSYTIGCVQ
- the LOC121259537 gene encoding uncharacterized protein LOC121259537 isoform X4, which translates into the protein MPTRWFVLVWREQLIGGRIAVNVRVSSMSEENWELKLELFRSLGFSEKDILDVFRRVPQVFAVSERKIKEVTGLLFSARNVDISYFVDHPELLICSVERRLKPRLRVLEILEKKNVLNRKPRLSTVCKIPEKKFLNKFVLPYSKELAEVNEAGESSYTIGCVQ
- the LOC121259537 gene encoding uncharacterized protein LOC121259537 isoform X1 → MRLIRICKSLVSLSLENPLPHLHETPTLSCLISVLYFSSSKPKKSTSTVTVLDYLINQHQFSPEAALKASSTFTYLRNPKKADSVLSFFKESGFSQTHIELVVKRMPKVLSAKLAVTIKPIIKIFQDSGFARDDIAEIVSGDPWILTRSAGFFCISRRAFRLSLKRLMEWGLIENLRCFFLPFGQSVQCQKRIGSSSWNFSEVWGFRKKIFLMCLGGCLRFLLYPRGKLRSVERRLKPRLRVLEILEKKNVLNRKPRLSTVCKIPEKKFLNKFVLPYSKELAEVNEAGESSYTIGCVQ
- the LOC121259537 gene encoding uncharacterized protein LOC121259537 isoform X2 gives rise to the protein MRLIRICKSLVSLSLENPLPHLHETPTLSCLISVLYFSSSKPKKSTSTVTVLDYLINQHQFSPEAALKASSTFTYLRNPKKADSVLSFFKESGFSQTHIELVVKRMPKVLSAKLAVTIKPIIKIFQDSGFARDDIAEIVSGDPWILTRSAGFFCISRRAFRLSLKRLMEWGLIENLRCFFLPFGQSVQCQKRIGSSSWNFSEVWGFRKKIFLMCLGGCLRFLLYPRGKLRRLKPRLRVLEILEKKNVLNRKPRLSTVCKIPEKKFLNKFVLPYSKELAEVNEAGESSYTIGCVQ